The following are encoded together in the Tripterygium wilfordii isolate XIE 37 chromosome 3, ASM1340144v1, whole genome shotgun sequence genome:
- the LOC119995579 gene encoding uncharacterized protein LOC119995579 encodes MHKLMYNWFDCYTRKVQFYAFIEFQRNGLARDFLFAAYYTTFSPQLFRYWRTSFENEHTWTKLRLQTLIYHNLTNLDPNDLELESLVHEAFVYLNSEKEENYTWALRCLQSTMEECTALRVIVTDRELALMNSCAVVILQNHPTAINYIETVWLTSYKEICKYRKCYCLPCAHEIAIHVNDGQPIPLASIDTFWRKLDLSPCVSLLNDDIDCAVKVQMFTEQFKKQFKPGKFSLLRKLREIIKPSTTSVQELAVKTNTRGRPPTKNRVVNTKQTTVIHDQEPNRHSYSYDRPISKQKAVIQDKEPRIHSYTYERPISNLKSGTSIQGNLSAQMSSRSERINYSVDGYVRQFAPILQDYIKQVEDVIPDGNCGFRAIAVCLRLGEDAWATIRYNLMEELNTFWDHYVTIFGSEKRAYHIQNSLNFFATDRGAPIEHWMTIPDMGLLIASRYNVILHVLSQLQSLTYLPLRSTPPPLYQHVAIAIGHVNNNHYVRVALTEGYPMPPIMYQWKHFRYDCAATWATSYMEQLDAYIQHTRSRFPPETITLED; translated from the exons ATGCATAAGTTGATGTACAATTGGTTTGATTGCTACACAAGGAAGGTGCAATTTTACGCCTTTATTGAATTCCAAAGGAATGGCCTTGCTAGAGACTTCCTCTTCGCAGCATATTACACAACTTTTTCCCCACAGCTTTTCCGCTATTGGAGAACCAG CTTTGAGAAtgaacatacatggactaagttaaggTTACAAACTTTGATTTATCATAATTTAACCAACTTAGATCCTAATGACTTAGAACTTGAATCACTTGtccatgaag CGTTCGTGTACTTGAACTcagaaaaagaggaaaactaCACATGGGCTTTAAGGTGTTTACAGTCAACAATGGAAGAGTGCACTGCTCTGAGAGTTATTGTCACGGACAGGGAGTTGGCGCTTATGAACTCGTGTGCAGTG GTAATTTTACAAAACCATCCAACTGCGATTAATTACATCGAAACTGTATGGTTGACAtcatataaggagat ATGCAAGTATAGAAAATGCTACTGTCTACCATGTGCCCACGAGATTGCAATACATGTGAATGATGGTCAACCTATACCACTTGCTTCCATTGATACATTTTGGAGGAAACTTGACTTGTCGCCATGTGTTTCTCTACTCAATGATGACATTGATTGTGCCGTCAAGgtacaaatgttcacagaacaaTTTAAGAAGCAGTTCAAACCGGGTAAATTCAGTCTACTAAGGAAGCTGAGGGAGATAATCAAACCGTCTACAACTTCTGTTCAAGAACTAGCTGTTAAGACAAATACTCGTGGACGCCCACCAACGAAGAACAGGGTGGTGAATACCAAGCAAACGACAGTTATTCATGATCAAGAACCAAATAGACATAGTTATTCATACGACCGCCCCATCTCAAAGCAAAAGGCAGTTATTCAAGATAAAGAACCAAGAATACACAGTTATACATACGAACGCCCTATCTCGAACTTGAAGTCAGGCACATCGATTCAGGGAAATTTGTCTGCACAAATGAGTTCAAGGTCTGAAAGGATAAACTACTCCGTAGATGGCTATGTTCGTCAATTTGCACCTATATTGCAAGATTACATCAAACAAGTAGAAGATGTAATacctgatggaaattgcggctttcgaGCAATAGCTGTCTGTCTTCGTCTTGGCGAAGATGCATGGGCCACCATCCGGTATAACTTGATGGAAGAGTTGAACACATTCTGGGATCACTATGTTACAATATTTGGCAGTGAAAAGCGAGCATATCATATTCAAAACTCATTGAACTTCTTTGCAACAGATAGAGGAGCACCGATTGAGCACTGGATGACAATACCAGACATGGGTCTCTTAATTGCTTCGAGGTATAATGTCATACTACACGTTCTTAGTCAGTTACAGAGCTTGACATATTTGCCACTTCGATCAACTCCTCCACCGCTatatcaacatgttgctataGCTATTGGGcacgtaaataataatcattaCGTTCGGGTTGCGTTGACAGAGGGTTAtccgatgcctcccattatgtaTCAATGGAAACACTTCAGGTATGATTGTGCAGCTACATGGGCTACATcttatatggaacaacttgatgCGTATATACAACATACTCGTTCTAGGTTCCCTCCCGAAACTATTACGTTAGAAGATTAG